The sequence CGAATGCAGCAACTCGATGGTGTGGGCCATCGAACCTCCGGTCGCGAGCATCGGGTCCAGCACCATCACCGGCTGGGTGCTCAGATCGTCGGGTAGCGACTCCAAATAGGGTGTGGGCACCAGTGTTTCCTCGTTGCGGGCGACGCCGACGAAGCCGACGAGCGCCTCGGGGATCAGCGCATGGGCCTGGTCGACCATGCCGAGGCCCGCCCGCAGCACCGGGACGAGAAGCGGCGGGTTGGCCAGCCGGCAGCCGGTGGTGTCGGCGATCGGGGTGTGCACGGCCACCGGTTCGACGGGCACGTCGCGGGTGGCCTCGTACACCAGCATCAGCGTCAGGTCGCGCAGCGCCGCACGGAAGGCCGCGTTGCCGGTGGCCTCGTTGCGCAGCGTGGTCAGCCGGGCGGCGGCCAGCGGGTGGTCGACGACGCGCACATCCATGGGCCGAAGACTAATGGAACCGAACGCCGCTTCCGTGCGTCCTAATCACATGCGCGCCGATACCGACGCGATCCGCCACCTGGGATCCGCGACCACCGCCCATGCCGCCGAACTCACCGACGTCGCCGCCATGCTGGCGTCCCTGCCACCTCCGGACCTCGGCCCCGTCGGGGCCCGCTTCCTGACCGCGTTGCAGCAGGCGTCCGGCGACGGCGCGCGGGCACTCGCCGCGCTGAGCGAGCGGCTCTCGTCCTCGGGGCACACCGCGCGTACTACGGCCGCCGCGTACGACGCCGCAGACGACGGCGCCCGCGCCCGCATCACCGGCGTCTGACGGTGCCCGGCGCGCTGATCGCGGCGCTGTCGGCGCCGATACGCGAGCTGCAGGCCTTGGTCGGAACCGGCGGTGACGACACGGCCGTCGTACTAAGCACCGTGCGCGACGCGCTGGGCGACGTGGCGGCCTCCGTTCGGGTGTCGTGG comes from Mycolicibacterium pulveris and encodes:
- the upp gene encoding uracil phosphoribosyltransferase yields the protein MDVRVVDHPLAAARLTTLRNEATGNAAFRAALRDLTLMLVYEATRDVPVEPVAVHTPIADTTGCRLANPPLLVPVLRAGLGMVDQAHALIPEALVGFVGVARNEETLVPTPYLESLPDDLSTQPVMVLDPMLATGGSMAHTIELLHSRNAVDITAICVVAAPEGLAKLEKVAPELRLFTAAIDEGLNDIAYIVPGLGDAGDRQFGPR
- a CDS encoding type VII secretion target produces the protein MRADTDAIRHLGSATTAHAAELTDVAAMLASLPPPDLGPVGARFLTALQQASGDGARALAALSERLSSSGHTARTTAAAYDAADDGARARITGV